A DNA window from Streptomyces sp. B21-083 contains the following coding sequences:
- a CDS encoding glycoside hydrolase family 2 TIM barrel-domain containing protein, translating into MIRIPFNDAWRVGPLVSVHEAIVVAGAGEEEVTLPHDAMLGGGRSAENSGGPQTGYFRDGKWTYEKQFDVPEEWATKRVTFEFEGVYRDAMVYINGALAGQWAGGYSRFHVSADPFLKYGQVNTIRVDAQAHQDSRWYSGGGINRPVNLLVGDLVHITPTGLRLTTPDIDADLATVVAATEIVNEDVSTRVVEVLLEILDAGGEVVTSDRARVTLLAGDRITTHQRAYVQRPSLWSVESPHLYHASVRLSDDSGPLDEAATHFGIRTVTADPIRGLRINGKTVKLRGGAIHHDNGILGAADFADAAERRVRMLKAAGFNAVRSAHNPMSVALLDACDRLGMLVMDELFDVWTVAKSGDDYSRRFPQWWERDVDSLVAKDFNHPSVIMYSIGNEIIEAGTPHGTRLGRRIADRAREQDSTRLVTHALQGMYIARDKIPALKAELGQDAAPVRGLNDYLGQVTHLIDALMASPVVGERLAEPASVLDVVGLNYGESRYVLDKEAHPNRVVVGSETFPTKIDRLWQLVTENPHVIGDFTWTAWDFLGEVGTGRHVYPEDQQVHRAPYPWLTAECGDIDIIGQRHPISYYREIVYGLTQTPYLAVRHPRDDGYVIKPRAWTWTDVSPSWTFDVPVGSPLHVEAYAAAEEVEFRLNGTTVATVPVGTERNFVAEADVPYEPGVLEVVAYRDGAEVGRSALRTAGEPTRLSLETDRSELTADPQRLAHISITLVDGNGVLNPARDTKITIRVDGPGVLQGFGTGAPATEESFLDDSATSFKGRALAIVRATGETGRITVTGRAHGLPDASLEIDVVRAPIHHVAGEGQK; encoded by the coding sequence ATGATCCGCATCCCGTTCAACGACGCGTGGCGCGTCGGCCCTCTCGTGTCCGTTCACGAGGCGATCGTGGTCGCCGGTGCCGGCGAGGAAGAAGTCACCCTGCCGCACGACGCCATGCTGGGGGGAGGGCGGTCCGCGGAGAACTCCGGTGGACCGCAGACGGGCTACTTCCGCGACGGAAAGTGGACCTACGAGAAGCAGTTCGACGTGCCGGAGGAATGGGCGACGAAGCGAGTCACCTTCGAGTTCGAAGGTGTTTACCGCGACGCGATGGTCTACATCAACGGTGCTCTCGCCGGACAGTGGGCAGGCGGATACTCCCGCTTCCACGTCAGCGCGGACCCCTTCCTGAAGTACGGCCAGGTCAACACGATCCGGGTGGACGCCCAGGCGCACCAGGACTCCCGCTGGTACTCGGGAGGCGGCATTAATCGTCCCGTCAACCTCCTCGTCGGCGACCTCGTCCACATCACCCCGACCGGGCTGCGACTCACCACGCCGGACATCGACGCCGATCTCGCCACCGTGGTGGCGGCGACCGAGATCGTCAACGAGGACGTCTCCACTCGCGTCGTCGAAGTGCTTCTCGAGATCCTGGACGCCGGGGGCGAGGTCGTGACGTCCGACCGGGCCCGGGTCACGCTCCTGGCGGGCGACAGGATCACCACCCACCAGCGGGCGTACGTCCAGCGGCCGTCACTGTGGAGCGTCGAATCACCCCACCTCTACCACGCGTCCGTGCGCCTCTCCGACGACAGCGGCCCGCTCGACGAGGCTGCCACGCACTTCGGTATCCGCACCGTCACCGCCGACCCGATCCGCGGCCTGCGGATCAACGGCAAGACCGTCAAGCTCCGGGGCGGTGCGATCCACCACGACAACGGCATCCTCGGCGCCGCCGACTTCGCCGACGCCGCCGAGCGGCGGGTGCGGATGCTGAAGGCCGCGGGCTTCAACGCCGTACGCTCCGCGCACAATCCGATGAGCGTCGCCCTGCTCGACGCGTGCGACCGCCTCGGCATGCTCGTCATGGACGAGCTGTTCGACGTGTGGACGGTCGCGAAGTCCGGTGACGACTACTCGCGCAGATTCCCGCAGTGGTGGGAACGCGACGTCGACTCGCTCGTGGCGAAGGACTTCAACCACCCCAGCGTGATCATGTACTCGATCGGCAACGAGATCATCGAAGCCGGAACCCCCCACGGCACGCGCCTGGGCCGCCGCATCGCCGACCGGGCACGCGAGCAGGACTCCACCCGCCTGGTCACCCACGCACTCCAGGGCATGTACATCGCCCGCGACAAGATCCCCGCGCTGAAGGCCGAACTGGGCCAGGACGCCGCCCCTGTCCGGGGCCTGAACGACTACCTGGGCCAGGTGACACATCTGATCGACGCCCTCATGGCCTCGCCGGTCGTCGGAGAGCGACTCGCCGAGCCCGCCTCCGTTCTCGATGTCGTGGGGCTCAACTACGGCGAGAGCCGGTACGTGCTGGACAAGGAGGCCCACCCCAACCGCGTCGTCGTGGGCTCGGAGACCTTCCCGACGAAGATCGACCGGCTGTGGCAGCTCGTCACCGAGAACCCCCACGTCATCGGCGACTTCACCTGGACCGCATGGGACTTCCTCGGCGAGGTCGGAACCGGCCGGCACGTCTATCCCGAGGACCAGCAGGTACACCGCGCCCCCTACCCGTGGCTCACCGCCGAATGCGGGGACATCGACATCATCGGGCAGCGTCACCCGATCTCCTACTACCGCGAGATCGTCTACGGGCTCACACAGACGCCCTACCTCGCCGTGCGACATCCCCGCGACGACGGCTACGTCATCAAGCCCAGGGCATGGACCTGGACCGATGTCTCCCCCAGCTGGACCTTCGACGTTCCCGTCGGCTCGCCGCTCCATGTCGAGGCCTACGCGGCAGCCGAAGAGGTCGAGTTCCGGCTCAACGGCACCACCGTCGCGACCGTGCCCGTCGGCACCGAGCGGAACTTCGTCGCCGAAGCCGACGTGCCCTACGAGCCCGGCGTCCTGGAGGTCGTGGCGTACCGCGACGGAGCGGAAGTGGGACGCTCGGCGCTGCGCACCGCCGGCGAGCCCACGCGCCTGAGCCTGGAGACGGACCGCTCCGAACTCACCGCCGATCCCCAGCGTTTGGCTCACATCAGCATCACCCTGGTCGACGGCAACGGTGTGCTCAACCCGGCCCGGGACACGAAGATCACGATCCGGGTCGACGGTCCCGGGGTCCTCCAGGGATTCGGTACGGGAGCTCCGGCCACCGAGGAGAGCTTCCTCGACGATTCCGCCACGTCGTTCAAGGGACGTGCCCTGGCGATCGTCCGGGCCACCGGGGAAACGGGACGGATCACCGTCACAGGCCGGGCACACGGACTCCCGGACGCCTCCCTCGAGATCGACGTCGTCCGGGCACCCATTCATCACGTGGCAGGGGAAGGACAGAAATGA
- a CDS encoding glycosyltransferase family 2 protein: MITVVIATRLHTNRLARLTAMHSSLTRQNVAWEAVIALDGADPARLPAPLADDPRVRVLALPRPVGAACARNLALNEVRTEYVNWADDDDEFTDDAMTVRLHTLETTGVGWCAGHSQDLHPDGSTSLWHCPTPPGQHAAGDVWTYWKRPEDTIPIGPTTILARTDLVRAAPMGGLVQGEDYMAAIGVTCLAPGILLPVPVYRYRKHRDQMTRQDSYDVLEARARRHAWNFGRSLRAVLTRPDLVGSAIPWTFPRDHGHRLDTSA; the protein is encoded by the coding sequence CTGATCACGGTCGTCATCGCGACCCGCCTGCACACCAACCGCCTCGCCCGCCTGACCGCCATGCACTCCAGCCTCACTCGCCAGAACGTCGCGTGGGAGGCGGTGATCGCGCTCGACGGCGCGGATCCCGCGCGTCTGCCGGCGCCGCTCGCCGACGACCCGCGCGTCCGCGTCCTCGCGCTGCCCCGGCCGGTCGGAGCCGCCTGCGCCCGCAACCTCGCCCTGAACGAGGTGCGCACCGAGTACGTCAACTGGGCCGACGATGACGACGAGTTCACCGACGACGCCATGACCGTACGGCTGCACACCCTGGAGACCACGGGCGTCGGCTGGTGCGCGGGACACAGCCAGGATCTTCACCCGGACGGTTCGACCTCCCTGTGGCACTGCCCGACACCACCCGGCCAGCACGCGGCCGGAGACGTGTGGACCTACTGGAAGCGGCCCGAGGACACCATCCCGATCGGTCCGACCACGATCCTCGCGCGCACCGATCTCGTACGCGCAGCCCCGATGGGCGGGCTCGTCCAGGGCGAGGACTACATGGCCGCGATCGGCGTCACCTGCCTCGCGCCCGGCATCCTGCTGCCCGTCCCGGTCTACCGCTACCGCAAACACCGAGACCAGATGACCCGCCAGGACTCCTACGACGTCCTGGAAGCACGTGCTCGGCGGCATGCCTGGAACTTCGGGCGCAGCCTGCGCGCTGTTCTCACCCGCCCAGATCTTGTAGGTTCCGCGATTCCGTGGACATTTCCGCGTGATCATGGGCACCGTTTGGACACTTCCGCGTGA
- a CDS encoding RraA family protein, whose protein sequence is MTYAPTSAGSPNIEVGPKWQRPDGELLAQFQRHSVANIGDALGRLGMPDGGITPLWDGCRAVGSALTVLTVAGDDLAVIDAVAHIEPGDFLVINGFGYPGRAVMGDILSQYFSSRGAVGAIVDGAVRDRDEIRQQQFPVWSRSVTPAGPWKHGPGAVGTAVAIGGVVINPGDVVVADADGVVAVPLKKAHEIAAELARIAESEQGMRTQAKQAPTK, encoded by the coding sequence ATGACCTACGCGCCGACATCGGCCGGCTCGCCCAACATCGAGGTCGGCCCGAAGTGGCAGCGCCCTGACGGGGAGTTGCTCGCGCAGTTCCAGCGGCACTCGGTCGCGAACATCGGAGACGCACTCGGGCGCCTCGGTATGCCCGACGGTGGCATCACACCTCTCTGGGACGGCTGCCGTGCCGTGGGCAGCGCCCTGACGGTCCTGACGGTCGCCGGAGACGATCTGGCCGTGATCGACGCCGTCGCACACATCGAACCCGGCGACTTCCTCGTCATCAACGGATTCGGTTACCCGGGCCGGGCCGTAATGGGCGACATCCTCAGCCAGTACTTCTCCTCGCGGGGAGCCGTGGGAGCGATCGTCGACGGAGCTGTCAGGGACCGCGACGAGATCCGGCAGCAGCAGTTCCCCGTTTGGTCGCGCTCGGTCACGCCGGCAGGGCCCTGGAAACACGGCCCGGGAGCCGTCGGGACGGCCGTCGCCATCGGTGGTGTCGTCATCAACCCCGGTGACGTGGTCGTGGCCGACGCCGACGGCGTCGTCGCAGTGCCCCTGAAGAAGGCGCATGAAATCGCCGCCGAGCTGGCGCGGATCGCGGAATCCGAGCAGGGCATGCGCACGCAGGCCAAGCAAGCGCCCACGAAATGA
- a CDS encoding indolepyruvate ferredoxin oxidoreductase family protein, with amino-acid sequence MTASTTETEQPADRGFHLDERYSREDGIVHLSGVQALVRVLLDRSRRDRRKGLHTATFVSGYEGSPLAGYDIELGRRGALLHEHDIVHKPGLNEELAATAVMGSQLAGQIGTSRCDGVVGIWYGKSPGLDRASDALRHANLVGTDPSGGAVALVGDDPGAKSSSVPCASEATLADLAIPTLYPADAQDVLDFGLHAQLLSRFSGLWSGLKIATAVADAASTAVVARDRITITEGDAGPSPHKPSSLLLGANLMALERSLHDIRLPRAVEYARLNGLNRVVQRGPSDRIGILTSGKTYLDVREALRTIGLTDKDLARYGIRILKLGMIFPLERDAVTEFADGLDQLVVVEEKRPFLEAAVKEILYSRPNAPFVHGKQDQDGQSLFSRSGELDADSIATGLSRVLSPLGIEAARAWRQRPRARTALSLPLLARSPYYCSGCPHNTSTTAGGDSLVGAGIGCHSMVVFMDPAQVGSVVGMTQMGGEGAQWIGMEPFVDADHFVQNIGDGTFMHSGSLAVRAAIAAGVNVTFKLLYNGTVAMTGGQDAVGALPVDRLAATLLDEGVAKVIITTEDRARIPRARLPKSVKVLDRAEIEEALAELKATAGVTVLIHDQECAAEKRRARRRGKAEAPTTRVWINERICEGCGDCGRKSNCLSVHPVPTEFGRKTRIDQSSCNLDYSCLDGDCPAFMTITPAGKPKRAELPALGATDIADPARAAGADSFGMRITGIGGTGIVTISQVLATAAVIDGRHARSLDQTGLAQKGGAVVSDIKITEGVVEQGAKIAEGQCDLYLACDPLVATDPKYLSVASADRTVAVMTTTEIPTGQMVVDTAVSFPAPDVVRHAVHDAMRQLIALDSGALAEQLFGDEQYANMLLVGAAYQIGLLPMSASAIEEAITLNAVAVERNVQAFRRGRQAVADPEALSAALADPTLPDVELRLPAGTTELVAFVTDDEESELHRLITVRVADLIDYQDRRYARAYVDFVQTVAATERAAADGSTELTEAVARCLHKLMAYKDEYEVARLAIDPAVDDRITAAFGSGSRRSYRLHPPVLRTLGMERKVALGSWFRPVLKLLRGLRRVRGTRLDVFGLQHMRRIERDLIAEYRGSINTALALLNEENLAEVRRLAELPDAVRGYEGVKLAAIERYQAEQARILGELRESADPVPTEAGQGR; translated from the coding sequence ATGACTGCATCCACCACCGAGACCGAGCAGCCGGCCGACCGAGGCTTCCATCTGGACGAACGCTATAGCCGCGAAGACGGCATCGTGCACCTCTCCGGAGTCCAGGCTCTCGTCCGTGTTCTCCTGGACCGGTCCAGGCGTGACCGCCGGAAGGGGCTGCACACCGCGACGTTCGTATCGGGGTACGAGGGATCACCACTCGCCGGCTACGACATCGAGTTGGGCCGACGCGGGGCGTTGTTGCACGAGCACGACATCGTCCACAAACCGGGTCTGAACGAGGAGCTCGCCGCGACCGCCGTCATGGGCAGCCAGTTGGCCGGCCAGATCGGCACCTCACGGTGCGACGGCGTCGTGGGCATCTGGTACGGCAAGTCCCCCGGCCTCGACCGCGCCTCCGACGCCCTCCGCCACGCGAACCTGGTGGGCACCGACCCCTCCGGCGGCGCTGTCGCGCTGGTCGGCGACGATCCGGGAGCCAAGTCGTCCAGCGTGCCGTGTGCCAGCGAGGCGACGCTCGCGGACCTGGCGATCCCGACGCTGTACCCGGCCGACGCCCAGGATGTCCTCGACTTCGGGCTCCACGCACAGCTCCTCTCCCGGTTCAGCGGCCTGTGGTCGGGCCTGAAGATCGCTACCGCGGTGGCGGACGCGGCGTCCACAGCCGTCGTGGCGCGCGATCGCATCACGATCACCGAGGGTGACGCGGGCCCCAGCCCGCACAAGCCGAGCTCGCTGCTCCTGGGCGCCAACCTCATGGCCCTCGAGCGCAGCCTGCACGACATACGTCTCCCCCGCGCCGTGGAATACGCCCGGCTCAACGGCCTCAACCGCGTGGTCCAGCGCGGGCCGTCGGACAGGATCGGCATCCTGACGTCCGGCAAGACCTATCTCGACGTCCGCGAGGCCCTCCGCACCATCGGTCTCACCGACAAGGACCTCGCACGGTACGGCATCAGGATCCTCAAGCTCGGCATGATCTTCCCCCTCGAACGCGACGCCGTCACCGAGTTCGCGGACGGCCTCGACCAGCTGGTCGTCGTCGAGGAGAAGCGGCCCTTCCTCGAAGCCGCCGTCAAGGAGATCCTCTACAGCCGCCCCAACGCCCCGTTCGTCCACGGCAAACAGGACCAGGACGGGCAGTCGCTGTTCAGCCGCTCAGGAGAGCTCGACGCGGACAGCATCGCCACCGGACTGTCCAGGGTGCTCTCACCACTCGGCATCGAAGCCGCCCGCGCCTGGCGTCAGCGGCCCAGGGCCCGTACGGCGTTGTCGCTGCCGCTCCTGGCACGCAGCCCCTACTACTGCTCGGGGTGTCCGCACAACACCTCGACCACCGCCGGCGGGGACTCACTGGTCGGCGCTGGGATCGGCTGCCACTCGATGGTCGTGTTCATGGATCCCGCACAGGTCGGCTCGGTCGTCGGCATGACCCAGATGGGCGGGGAAGGGGCTCAGTGGATCGGGATGGAGCCGTTCGTCGACGCCGACCACTTCGTGCAGAACATCGGTGACGGCACTTTCATGCATTCGGGCAGCCTGGCCGTGCGGGCGGCGATCGCCGCGGGGGTGAACGTCACGTTCAAGCTGCTCTACAACGGAACGGTCGCCATGACCGGCGGCCAGGACGCCGTCGGCGCCCTGCCGGTCGACCGGCTCGCCGCCACGCTCCTCGACGAAGGCGTCGCCAAGGTGATCATCACGACCGAGGACAGGGCCCGCATCCCCCGGGCCCGGCTTCCGAAGTCGGTGAAGGTTCTCGACCGGGCCGAGATCGAGGAGGCGCTGGCGGAGCTGAAGGCCACTGCCGGTGTCACCGTCCTCATCCATGACCAGGAATGCGCCGCCGAGAAACGGCGTGCGCGTCGGCGCGGCAAGGCCGAGGCGCCGACGACGCGCGTGTGGATCAACGAGCGCATCTGCGAGGGTTGCGGTGACTGCGGCCGCAAGTCGAACTGCCTGTCGGTTCACCCGGTCCCGACCGAGTTCGGCCGCAAGACCAGGATCGACCAGTCCTCGTGCAACCTGGACTACTCGTGCCTCGACGGCGACTGCCCGGCGTTCATGACCATCACACCCGCAGGCAAGCCGAAGCGCGCCGAGCTTCCCGCCCTGGGGGCCACCGACATCGCCGACCCTGCCCGCGCGGCCGGCGCCGACTCCTTCGGCATGCGGATCACCGGGATCGGGGGAACCGGCATCGTCACCATCTCGCAGGTGCTGGCGACCGCGGCCGTCATCGACGGCCGCCACGCCCGCAGCCTCGACCAGACCGGACTGGCCCAGAAGGGCGGCGCGGTCGTCTCCGACATCAAGATCACCGAGGGTGTCGTCGAACAGGGCGCCAAGATCGCCGAGGGGCAGTGCGACCTCTACCTCGCGTGCGATCCGCTCGTCGCGACCGACCCGAAGTACCTCTCCGTCGCCTCCGCGGACCGCACCGTCGCCGTCATGACCACGACCGAGATACCCACCGGGCAGATGGTGGTCGACACCGCCGTCAGCTTCCCGGCTCCCGATGTCGTACGTCATGCCGTCCACGACGCGATGCGCCAGCTCATCGCTCTGGACTCCGGCGCGCTGGCCGAGCAGCTGTTCGGCGACGAGCAGTACGCCAACATGCTCCTGGTGGGCGCCGCTTACCAGATCGGGCTGCTGCCGATGTCGGCTTCAGCCATCGAAGAGGCCATCACCCTGAACGCAGTCGCCGTGGAACGCAATGTGCAGGCCTTCCGGCGAGGCCGCCAGGCGGTCGCCGACCCCGAGGCCCTGAGTGCCGCGCTGGCCGACCCGACGCTCCCGGACGTGGAACTGCGGCTGCCCGCGGGGACCACCGAACTCGTGGCGTTCGTCACCGATGATGAGGAATCGGAGCTGCATCGCCTCATCACCGTGCGTGTGGCCGACCTCATCGACTACCAGGACAGGCGCTACGCCCGCGCCTACGTCGACTTCGTCCAGACGGTGGCGGCCACGGAGCGCGCTGCCGCCGACGGCTCGACCGAGCTGACCGAGGCTGTCGCCCGCTGCCTCCACAAGCTCATGGCCTACAAGGACGAGTACGAGGTTGCACGACTCGCCATCGACCCGGCCGTGGACGACCGCATCACCGCGGCATTCGGAAGCGGGAGCCGACGCTCCTACCGTCTGCATCCGCCCGTCCTGCGAACCCTCGGCATGGAAAGGAAGGTCGCTCTCGGAAGCTGGTTCCGCCCGGTCCTCAAACTGCTGCGTGGGCTGCGGCGCGTTCGAGGAACCCGCCTCGATGTGTTCGGACTCCAGCACATGCGACGCATCGAGCGCGATCTCATCGCCGAGTACCGGGGGTCGATCAACACCGCGCTCGCTCTCCTGAACGAGGAAAACCTGGCCGAAGTCCGCCGACTCGCGGAACTGCCCGATGCGGTCCGTGGATACGAAGGCGTCAAACTCGCGGCCATTGAACGCTACCAGGCCGAGCAGGCGCGCATACTCGGCGAGTTGCGGGAGAGCGCGGACCCCGTCCCGACGGAAGCCGGGCAGGGCCGTTGA
- a CDS encoding TetR/AcrR family transcriptional regulator, with product MKRTRMRRDQRLNNAKLIQAAAQLFERCEQPISLADIARQADVSVATAYRHFESADDALSAYRRDIVSKFRDHSLEQPSNGLALLESVCGFWVDLILAEGAALVHRRSSEGFLARYEAQEPYLEGQAEALARPIRELVVILGVNELAGVEDEAAFLWNVLFDPREIFDLRDTLALSPAQITHRLVSAFRGALLGWATARLTEPV from the coding sequence ATGAAGAGGACGCGCATGCGCAGGGATCAGCGGTTGAACAACGCCAAGCTGATCCAGGCCGCCGCACAGCTTTTCGAGCGTTGCGAGCAGCCGATCAGCCTCGCCGACATCGCTCGGCAGGCGGATGTGTCGGTCGCGACGGCTTACCGGCACTTCGAGTCCGCAGACGACGCCCTCAGCGCCTACCGACGGGACATCGTGAGCAAGTTCCGCGATCACAGTCTCGAGCAGCCGAGCAACGGTCTGGCCCTGCTCGAGAGTGTCTGCGGCTTCTGGGTGGACCTCATCCTCGCCGAAGGCGCGGCGCTGGTGCACCGCCGGTCCTCGGAAGGGTTCCTCGCGCGGTACGAGGCCCAGGAGCCGTACTTGGAAGGCCAGGCGGAGGCCCTCGCCCGCCCCATCCGCGAACTCGTCGTGATCCTCGGAGTCAACGAGCTCGCCGGAGTCGAGGACGAGGCCGCCTTCCTGTGGAACGTCCTCTTCGACCCCCGGGAGATCTTCGACCTCCGGGACACACTCGCGCTGTCGCCCGCGCAGATCACGCACCGACTGGTGTCGGCGTTCCGCGGCGCACTGCTCGGCTGGGCGACCGCGCGGCTGACTGAACCCGTATGA